The Enterobacter asburiae genome window below encodes:
- a CDS encoding methyl-accepting chemotaxis protein, which translates to MNMLRNFTIRFVMLTILGIFCLMWAGVGLYSTWSLSRVSDGNEVDRQLVKQMTVLSQGNDQYFRFVTRLSRAMEVKAAGGTPDLASAQQALDNMGKKLAEMKAISPGPMDEQISSRVIGSWQALLEQGVTPQMQQAKQGALEGYRQQANNVTPPLSRAFGAAAEEFNNAAAKSLDSTRVVVDGLTSMTRTVIIVATIIGLLILLFTDRYLVAMLVKPLARIRQQFRQIAQGDLSQPIEPFGRNCVGQLVPLLSAMQDSLREAVSTIRSGSENIWRGATEISSGNNDLSSRTEEQAAALEETAASMEQLTATVKLNAESARQASQLADVASTTASRGGSLVEEVVTTMSGISESSKKIAEITNVINSIAFQTNILALNAAVEAARAGEQGRGFAVVAGEVRNLASRSANAAKEIEGLITDSVSRVEQGAQLVSDTGTTMDAILRDVTEVTTIMKQIASASEEQSKGISQVGIAITQMDGVTQQNASLVEEVSAAAAALERQTEDLQRSVQKFRLTA; encoded by the coding sequence ATGAATATGCTCCGTAATTTCACGATCCGTTTCGTCATGCTGACGATTCTCGGGATCTTTTGTTTAATGTGGGCGGGCGTTGGGTTGTACAGCACCTGGTCCCTTTCTCGCGTTTCAGATGGCAATGAAGTCGACCGCCAGCTGGTTAAACAGATGACGGTACTCAGCCAGGGAAACGATCAATATTTCCGCTTTGTGACCCGTCTGAGCCGCGCAATGGAAGTCAAAGCCGCAGGCGGCACGCCGGATTTGGCCTCCGCCCAACAGGCGCTGGATAACATGGGCAAGAAACTGGCCGAGATGAAAGCGATCTCCCCAGGCCCGATGGATGAGCAGATCTCTTCCCGGGTGATCGGCTCCTGGCAGGCGCTGCTCGAACAGGGCGTAACGCCGCAAATGCAGCAGGCGAAGCAGGGGGCTCTGGAGGGGTATCGCCAGCAGGCCAACAACGTCACGCCGCCGCTGAGCCGTGCGTTCGGCGCGGCCGCCGAGGAGTTCAACAATGCCGCCGCGAAGTCGCTCGACAGCACCCGCGTGGTGGTGGACGGCCTGACAAGCATGACCCGCACGGTGATTATCGTCGCCACGATTATCGGCCTGCTGATCCTGCTCTTCACCGACCGTTACCTGGTGGCGATGCTGGTCAAACCGCTGGCTCGCATTCGCCAGCAGTTCCGCCAGATTGCCCAGGGCGATCTCAGCCAGCCCATTGAGCCGTTCGGTCGTAACTGCGTGGGACAGCTGGTGCCGCTGCTGAGCGCTATGCAGGACAGCCTGCGCGAAGCGGTCAGCACGATTCGCTCCGGCAGTGAAAACATCTGGCGCGGCGCGACGGAAATCTCCAGCGGTAACAACGACCTCTCTTCCCGTACCGAAGAGCAGGCGGCTGCGCTGGAAGAGACGGCAGCCAGCATGGAACAGCTGACCGCCACGGTGAAACTGAACGCGGAAAGCGCGCGTCAGGCCAGCCAGCTGGCCGATGTGGCCTCAACTACCGCCAGCCGCGGCGGCTCGCTGGTGGAAGAGGTGGTGACCACCATGAGCGGAATTTCGGAAAGCTCGAAGAAAATTGCTGAAATCACCAACGTGATCAACAGCATTGCCTTCCAGACCAATATCCTGGCACTCAATGCGGCGGTTGAAGCGGCGCGCGCGGGTGAGCAGGGGCGTGGTTTCGCGGTGGTGGCAGGCGAAGTTCGCAACCTGGCAAGCCGCAGCGCCAACGCGGCCAAAGAGATTGAGGGGCTGATTACCGACTCCGTTTCCCGCGTAGAGCAGGGGGCGCAGCTGGTGAGCGACACCGGCACCACCATGGATGCGATTTTGCGCGACGTGACGGAAGTGACGACCATCATGAAGCAAATCGCTTCCGCCTCTGAGGAGCAAAGCAAGGGCATTTCGCAGGTCGGGATTGCCATTACCCAGATGGACGGCGTTACCCAGCAAAACGCCTCGCTGGTTGAAGAGGTTTCTGCCGCGGCGGCCGCGCTGGAGCGCCAGACCGAAGATCTTCAGCGCTCGGTGCAGAAGTTCCGCCTGACGGCATAA
- a CDS encoding ESA_00282 family adhesion-associated protein, which yields MNSIFFTVITLLLLTAGVLLLMQEFNKTKVSKDTSEPPQPELMTKEEGEDHFSVLMNSVTPVWYWRVNHEYIDFLHATIKRMKMSEINDTPGLFEAQRRCSDLNSAVYKYYDNIKKRCLNGEKVSYSDLDVLNLRQCFREFSLEAYPELVGLVWPEYARPEVNPDNV from the coding sequence ATGAACAGCATCTTTTTTACGGTCATCACATTACTATTACTGACCGCTGGTGTGCTTTTATTGATGCAGGAATTCAATAAAACAAAAGTGTCGAAAGACACCAGTGAACCCCCGCAACCTGAACTGATGACAAAAGAGGAAGGGGAAGACCATTTCTCTGTATTGATGAACTCCGTTACGCCTGTCTGGTACTGGCGGGTGAACCACGAATATATCGACTTTTTACACGCGACAATTAAGCGCATGAAAATGTCGGAAATTAATGACACGCCCGGACTGTTTGAGGCGCAGCGTCGCTGTAGCGATCTGAATTCAGCAGTCTATAAATATTATGACAATATTAAAAAGCGCTGCCTTAACGGCGAGAAGGTCTCTTATTCCGATCTGGACGTATTAAATTTGCGTCAGTGTTTTCGTGAGTTCAGTCTGGAAGCCTATCCTGAACTGGTGGGGCTTGTCTGGCCGGAGTATGCACGTCCCGAGGTTAACCCAGACAACGTCTGA
- the exbB gene encoding tol-pal system-associated acyl-CoA thioesterase, which produces MGNNLMQTDLSVWGMYQHADIVVKIVMIGLILASVVTWAIFFSKSAELLSQKRRLKREQQQLAEARSLDQAADMTSSFHAKSLTTLLVNEAQNELELSAGSEDNEGIKERTGFRLERRVAAVGRHMGRGNGYLATIGAISPFIGLFGTVWGIMNSFIGIAQTQTTNLAVVAPGIAEALLATAIGLVAAIPAVVIYNIFARMIGSYKATLGDVAAQVLLLQSRDLDLNASSVKPVHAASKLRAG; this is translated from the coding sequence GTGGGTAATAATTTGATGCAGACGGATCTCTCCGTTTGGGGCATGTATCAGCATGCTGACATCGTGGTTAAGATTGTGATGATCGGCCTGATTCTGGCGTCCGTTGTCACCTGGGCTATCTTCTTCAGCAAGAGCGCCGAGCTGCTTTCGCAGAAGCGCCGCCTTAAGCGGGAACAGCAGCAGCTGGCAGAAGCCCGCTCTCTGGATCAGGCTGCAGACATGACCTCATCCTTCCACGCGAAAAGCCTGACCACCCTGTTAGTGAATGAAGCACAGAACGAGCTGGAACTCTCCGCTGGCAGTGAAGATAACGAAGGTATCAAAGAGCGTACCGGTTTCCGCCTGGAGCGTCGCGTTGCGGCCGTTGGCCGACACATGGGACGCGGCAATGGTTATCTGGCAACCATCGGCGCGATCTCACCGTTCATCGGTCTTTTCGGTACGGTCTGGGGCATCATGAACAGCTTTATCGGTATCGCGCAGACCCAAACCACCAACCTGGCGGTCGTGGCGCCGGGTATCGCAGAAGCGCTGCTGGCGACGGCAATCGGTCTGGTTGCCGCTATCCCGGCGGTGGTTATCTACAACATCTTCGCGCGTATGATTGGCAGCTACAAAGCCACGCTGGGTGACGTTGCCGCGCAGGTTCTGCTGCTGCAAAGCCGCGATCTCGACCTGAACGCCAGCTCGGTTAAGCCGGTGCACGCGGCGTCTAAACTGCGCGCAGGTTAA
- the exbD gene encoding TonB system transport protein ExbD codes for MAMRLNENLDDNGEMHEINVTPFIDVMLVLLIIFMVAAPLATVDVKVNLPASSSQPQPRPEKPIYLSVKADKSMFLGNDPVTADSVIPALEQLTGGKKDTTVFFRADKTVDYETMMKVMDTLHQAGYLKIGLVGEEKAASK; via the coding sequence ATGGCGATGCGTCTAAACGAAAATCTGGACGATAACGGCGAAATGCATGAAATCAACGTGACGCCGTTTATCGACGTTATGCTGGTTCTGTTGATTATCTTCATGGTAGCCGCGCCGCTGGCGACGGTTGATGTGAAGGTCAATCTGCCTGCCTCTTCCAGCCAGCCCCAGCCGCGCCCGGAGAAGCCTATCTACCTGTCGGTGAAGGCGGATAAATCCATGTTCCTCGGGAACGACCCGGTGACGGCCGACTCGGTCATCCCGGCGCTGGAGCAGCTTACGGGCGGTAAGAAAGACACAACGGTCTTCTTCCGTGCGGATAAAACCGTTGATTATGAAACCATGATGAAGGTAATGGACACGCTGCATCAGGCGGGTTACCTGAAGATTGGACTGGTCGGCGAAGAGAAAGCGGCCTCGAAGTGA
- a CDS encoding ABC transporter permease: MNTLLTRRLLQLLPMLFFISLVAFLLVKLAPGDPVAAYITPRMDPEDIERIRQSLGLDKPLVTQYVLWLKNVLRGDLGYSLIYHRPVLEMIGERIPATLGLMGASLLMAIVLAIPLGLLAGAFKHRWLDHLLNLFAYIGISVPIFWFGILLITVFAVQLNWFPSMGMRTIGMEDNGLDLLRHGVLPCIALTFYNLSSYVRYIRSNTISQLSADYVQTQLAYGATRSSILFHHVLKNVLLPVITLFGLSFGELIVGAYVTESVFSWPGMGLLGIQSIASLDYPLIMAIIMLSSIMLIVGNLIADVLYRFADPRIRTLR; encoded by the coding sequence GTGAACACACTCCTCACGCGTCGGCTGCTGCAGCTGCTGCCGATGCTGTTTTTTATTTCACTGGTGGCGTTTCTGCTGGTCAAACTCGCGCCCGGCGATCCGGTGGCGGCGTACATTACGCCGCGCATGGATCCGGAAGATATCGAGCGTATTCGCCAGAGCCTGGGGCTGGATAAGCCGCTGGTCACACAGTACGTCCTGTGGCTGAAAAACGTCCTGCGGGGCGATCTCGGCTATTCGCTGATCTACCACCGTCCGGTGCTGGAGATGATCGGCGAACGCATTCCGGCCACGCTTGGGCTGATGGGGGCGTCGCTGCTGATGGCGATCGTGCTGGCGATCCCGCTGGGGCTGCTGGCGGGCGCATTTAAGCACCGCTGGCTGGATCATCTCCTCAATTTATTCGCCTATATCGGCATTTCTGTTCCGATTTTCTGGTTCGGCATCCTGCTCATCACCGTTTTTGCCGTGCAGCTTAACTGGTTCCCCAGCATGGGAATGCGCACCATCGGCATGGAGGACAACGGGCTGGATCTGCTGCGTCACGGCGTGCTGCCGTGTATTGCCCTCACGTTCTACAACCTCTCCAGCTACGTGCGCTATATCCGCTCCAACACCATCTCGCAGCTCTCGGCCGACTACGTGCAGACCCAGCTTGCCTACGGCGCCACGCGTTCCAGTATTCTGTTCCACCACGTGCTGAAAAACGTGCTGCTGCCGGTGATTACCCTGTTCGGCCTGTCGTTCGGAGAGCTGATTGTGGGGGCCTATGTGACGGAAAGCGTCTTCTCCTGGCCGGGGATGGGGCTGCTCGGGATCCAGTCGATCGCCTCGCTGGACTACCCGCTAATTATGGCGATCATCATGCTCTCGTCGATTATGCTGATCGTCGGTAACCTGATCGCCGACGTGCTTTATCGCTTCGCCGATCCCCGCATTCGTACGCTGAGGTAG
- the metC gene encoding cystathionine beta-lyase, whose translation MTKKHLDTTLVQAGRSKKYTQGSVNSVIQRASSLVFDTVEEKKIATRNRAKGGLFYGRRGTLTHFSLQEAMCELEGGAGCALFPCGAAAVANTILAFVEQGDHILMTNTAYEPSQDFCTKILSKLGVTTGWFDPLIGEGIAELIQPNTRIVFLESPGSLTMEVHDVPAIVKAVRSKAPEAIVMIDNTWAAGVLFKALRFDIDISIQAATKYLIGHSDGMIGTAVSNARCWDQLRENAYLMGQMVDADTAYMTSRGIRTLGVRLRQHHESSLKVAEWLAQHPQVERVNHPALPGSKGHEFWQRDFTGSSGLFSFVLKKRLNNDELASYLDNFTLFSMAYSWGGFESLILPNQPEQVAALRPGGEVDFSGTLIRLHIGLENVDDLIADLAAGFERIV comes from the coding sequence ATGACAAAGAAGCATCTTGATACCACGCTGGTACAGGCAGGACGCAGCAAAAAATATACGCAGGGATCGGTCAACAGCGTGATTCAACGAGCCTCCTCGCTGGTGTTTGATACCGTTGAGGAGAAAAAAATTGCCACGCGCAACCGCGCGAAAGGCGGGCTGTTTTATGGCCGTCGCGGCACGCTAACCCATTTTTCGCTGCAGGAGGCGATGTGCGAGCTGGAAGGCGGCGCGGGCTGCGCGCTGTTCCCCTGCGGGGCGGCTGCGGTGGCCAACACCATTCTGGCTTTTGTGGAACAGGGCGACCATATCCTGATGACCAACACCGCCTACGAGCCCAGCCAGGACTTCTGCACCAAAATCCTCAGCAAGCTCGGCGTAACGACCGGCTGGTTCGACCCGCTGATTGGTGAAGGCATTGCCGAACTTATTCAGCCAAACACGCGCATTGTGTTCCTGGAATCTCCGGGCTCGCTCACCATGGAAGTTCACGACGTGCCGGCTATCGTGAAGGCCGTGCGCAGCAAAGCCCCAGAGGCGATCGTGATGATCGACAACACCTGGGCGGCGGGCGTGCTGTTTAAAGCCCTGAGGTTCGACATTGATATCTCGATTCAGGCGGCGACGAAATACCTGATAGGCCACTCTGACGGCATGATTGGCACTGCGGTCTCCAACGCGCGCTGCTGGGATCAGCTGCGTGAAAATGCCTACCTGATGGGCCAGATGGTGGATGCAGACACGGCCTACATGACCAGCCGCGGTATCCGCACGCTGGGCGTTCGCCTGCGTCAGCACCATGAAAGCAGCCTGAAGGTGGCCGAATGGCTGGCGCAGCATCCGCAGGTTGAGCGCGTGAATCATCCTGCGTTACCGGGCAGTAAAGGCCACGAATTCTGGCAGCGTGACTTTACGGGCAGCAGCGGTTTGTTCTCGTTCGTACTGAAAAAGCGGCTAAATAACGACGAGCTGGCGAGCTATCTGGATAATTTTACCCTCTTCAGCATGGCCTACTCCTGGGGCGGTTTTGAATCCCTGATCCTGCCTAACCAGCCGGAACAGGTTGCGGCTCTGCGCCCCGGCGGAGAAGTGGACTTCAGCGGCACCCTGATTCGACTGCATATCGGTTTAGAAAATGTTGACGATCTGATTGCCGATTTAGCAGCAGGGTTCGAGCGTATCGTGTAG
- the yghB gene encoding DedA family general envelope maintenance protein YghB: MAVIQDIIAALWHHDFAALADPHIVGIVYLVMFATLFLENGLLPASFLPGDSLLLLAGALIGKGVMDFTPTMVILTSAASLGCWLSYLQGRWLGNTRVVKGWLAQLPHKYHQRATCMFDRHGLLALLAGRFLAFVRTLLPTMAGISGLSNRRFQFFNWLSALLWVGVVTTLGYALNMIPFVKHHEDQVMTFLMVLPMFLLVAGLVGTIAVVIKKKYCSA, encoded by the coding sequence ATGGCTGTTATTCAAGATATTATCGCGGCGCTCTGGCATCACGACTTTGCCGCGCTGGCGGATCCTCACATCGTTGGTATCGTTTACCTCGTGATGTTCGCAACTCTGTTTCTGGAAAATGGATTACTGCCAGCCTCGTTTTTACCCGGTGACAGCCTGCTTTTACTTGCCGGGGCATTAATCGGGAAAGGCGTCATGGACTTCACGCCAACGATGGTTATTCTCACCTCCGCAGCCAGCCTGGGCTGCTGGCTGAGCTATCTGCAGGGCCGCTGGCTTGGGAATACCCGCGTCGTAAAAGGCTGGCTGGCGCAGTTACCGCATAAATATCATCAGCGTGCGACCTGCATGTTCGACAGGCATGGCCTGCTGGCCCTGCTGGCGGGGCGTTTCCTCGCGTTTGTTCGCACGCTTCTGCCTACGATGGCGGGCATTTCCGGTCTGTCAAACCGCCGCTTCCAGTTCTTCAACTGGCTGAGCGCTCTGCTGTGGGTGGGTGTGGTCACCACGCTCGGCTATGCGCTGAATATGATCCCCTTTGTGAAACACCATGAAGATCAGGTGATGACCTTCCTGATGGTGCTGCCGATGTTCCTGCTGGTGGCAGGACTGGTGGGAACCATCGCGGTGGTAATTAAGAAGAAGTACTGCAGCGCCTGA
- a CDS encoding ABC transporter substrate-binding protein, which translates to MRKLLLSAVVVSLALGLAGCDDAKNKETNSAAAAKNDAPKEGGSLIIGITSGDPLAVNPLYASDRTTLTIMQALYAPLYSFNNGNIEWGLAESLTPSADNLSYTLTLKPNLKWQDGQPLTADDVVFTFNKLLDAKQHSFFRSMFTYGDKPVQVSKVDERTVKFTLPQVSAAFTGTLVQIYPIPQHVFAGEGDLEKSSKNDAPVGSGPFKFKEYRAGQYYALTRFDDYWNGKAKLDSVTYRFAKDSNAANLALQNGEINLKMVDPQDVNRLKNTGKFDFVVYPEGRLAYMTFNQNVPVMKSKALRQAIAYAINKDELTQTAFTSLDYAKPATSFLTPDTLYKTDDVEQYKFDLQKAKDLLKTSGAPDNLKLRLAYVNTNKTQESMALYIQQALKGIGVNVELMPLDSNAMSQRSLDMNNTAWELNLGGYIMGSEPDGYKSLFMSNEAYNYAHYKNPQFDALWDKGAVETDAAKRADIYKQIQQTVANDMTYYPIAYTNATVAVDKRFGGTQEAEPKPVYLFQDLSKIYQK; encoded by the coding sequence ATGCGCAAGCTTCTGTTATCGGCAGTGGTGGTTTCGCTCGCGTTAGGCCTGGCTGGCTGTGATGATGCGAAAAATAAAGAGACAAACAGTGCGGCTGCGGCAAAAAACGATGCGCCAAAAGAGGGCGGTTCGCTAATTATTGGAATTACCTCCGGCGACCCGTTAGCCGTTAATCCGCTCTATGCCAGTGACCGCACAACCTTAACGATCATGCAGGCGCTCTATGCCCCGCTGTACAGCTTTAATAACGGCAACATTGAGTGGGGCCTGGCGGAAAGCCTGACGCCTTCCGCCGACAACCTGAGCTATACCCTGACGTTAAAACCCAACCTGAAATGGCAGGATGGCCAGCCGCTGACGGCGGACGACGTGGTCTTCACCTTCAACAAGCTGCTGGATGCCAAACAGCACAGCTTCTTCCGCAGCATGTTCACCTACGGCGACAAGCCGGTACAGGTGAGCAAGGTGGATGAGCGCACCGTTAAGTTCACATTGCCGCAGGTCAGCGCGGCCTTTACCGGCACCCTGGTACAGATCTACCCGATCCCGCAGCACGTGTTCGCCGGTGAAGGCGACCTGGAAAAGAGCAGCAAAAACGATGCGCCGGTCGGCTCCGGGCCGTTCAAATTTAAGGAGTACCGCGCCGGGCAGTATTACGCCCTGACCCGTTTTGACGATTACTGGAACGGCAAAGCGAAGCTTGATTCGGTCACCTACCGTTTCGCTAAAGACAGCAACGCCGCTAACCTTGCGCTGCAAAACGGTGAAATCAACCTTAAAATGGTTGACCCGCAGGATGTGAACCGCCTGAAAAATACCGGTAAGTTTGACTTCGTGGTCTATCCGGAAGGCCGTCTGGCCTATATGACGTTCAACCAAAACGTGCCGGTGATGAAGAGCAAAGCGCTGCGCCAGGCCATCGCGTATGCCATCAACAAAGACGAGCTCACCCAGACCGCGTTTACCTCGCTGGACTACGCTAAACCGGCAACGTCGTTCCTGACGCCAGATACGCTTTACAAGACGGATGACGTTGAACAGTACAAATTCGATCTGCAAAAAGCCAAAGACCTGCTGAAGACGTCCGGCGCGCCGGACAACCTCAAGCTGCGCCTGGCGTATGTGAACACCAACAAAACCCAGGAGAGCATGGCGCTCTACATTCAGCAGGCGCTGAAGGGCATTGGGGTGAACGTGGAACTGATGCCGCTGGACTCCAACGCGATGTCTCAGCGCAGCCTCGATATGAACAATACCGCGTGGGAGCTGAACCTGGGCGGCTACATCATGGGCTCCGAGCCGGACGGTTACAAATCGCTGTTCATGAGCAACGAAGCCTATAACTACGCGCACTACAAAAATCCGCAGTTTGATGCCCTGTGGGATAAAGGCGCAGTGGAAACCGACGCCGCGAAACGTGCCGATATCTACAAGCAAATTCAGCAGACCGTGGCGAACGATATGACCTACTACCCGATCGCCTACACCAATGCGACCGTCGCGGTGGACAAGCGCTTCGGCGGCACCCAGGAAGCGGAGCCGAAACCGGTCTATCTGTTCCAGGATCTGTCAAAAATCTATCAGAAATAA
- the yghU gene encoding glutathione-dependent disulfide-bond oxidoreductase, protein MSDNTYQPPKVWEWKKNGGGAFANINRPISGATHEKDLPVGSHPLQLYSLGTPNGQKVTIMLEELLALGVTGAEYDAWLIRIGEGDQFSSGFVDVNPNSKIPALRDHSTTPPTRVFESGNILLYLAEKFGHFLPKDPAGRTETLNWLFWLQGAAPFLGGGFGHFYNYAPVKIEYAIDRFTMEAKRLFDVLDKQLARGRYVAGEEYTIADIAIWPWFGCVALGSVYNAAEFLDAGKYTNVQRWAKDVANRHAVKRGRIVNRTSGELNEQLHERHAASDFDINTEDKRQA, encoded by the coding sequence ATGTCAGACAACACGTATCAGCCACCAAAAGTGTGGGAATGGAAAAAGAACGGCGGCGGCGCGTTCGCCAATATTAACCGCCCTATTTCCGGCGCGACCCATGAGAAAGATCTGCCCGTAGGCTCCCACCCGCTGCAGCTTTACTCTCTCGGGACACCGAACGGCCAGAAAGTAACGATCATGCTCGAAGAGCTGCTGGCGCTGGGCGTGACGGGCGCGGAATACGACGCATGGTTGATCCGCATCGGCGAGGGCGATCAGTTCTCCAGCGGGTTTGTAGACGTGAACCCGAACTCGAAAATACCGGCGCTGCGTGACCACTCCACGACCCCGCCAACGCGCGTCTTTGAATCCGGCAATATCCTGCTCTATCTGGCAGAGAAATTCGGTCACTTCCTGCCAAAAGATCCGGCGGGACGCACCGAGACCCTGAACTGGCTGTTCTGGCTGCAGGGCGCGGCGCCGTTCCTCGGCGGCGGTTTTGGCCACTTCTACAACTATGCCCCGGTAAAAATTGAGTACGCGATTGACCGCTTCACCATGGAAGCCAAACGCCTGTTCGACGTGCTGGATAAACAGCTGGCGCGCGGTCGCTACGTAGCGGGTGAGGAGTACACCATCGCGGATATCGCCATCTGGCCGTGGTTCGGCTGCGTGGCGTTGGGCAGCGTCTATAACGCCGCCGAGTTCCTCGACGCCGGGAAGTACACCAACGTCCAGCGCTGGGCGAAAGACGTGGCGAATCGCCATGCCGTTAAGCGCGGCCGCATCGTTAACCGCACCAGCGGCGAGCTGAACGAGCAGCTCCACGAGCGCCACGCGGCGAGCGACTTCGATATCAATACGGAAGATAAGCGTCAGGCGTAA
- a CDS encoding TIGR00645 family protein, which produces MERFFENAMYASRWILAPVYFGLSLALIALTIKFFQEIWHVLPNIFSIAEADLILVLLSLVDMTLVGGLLVMVMFSGYENFVSQLDIDERKEKLSWLGKMDASSLKNKVAASIVAISSIHLLRVFMDAKNVPDNKLMWYVIIHLTFVLSAFVMGYLDKISKK; this is translated from the coding sequence ATGGAACGCTTTTTTGAAAATGCCATGTACGCCTCTCGCTGGATACTGGCCCCCGTCTATTTTGGCCTCTCGCTGGCACTTATCGCGCTGACGATTAAGTTCTTTCAGGAAATCTGGCATGTTCTGCCGAACATTTTTTCTATTGCCGAAGCGGATCTGATTCTGGTTCTGCTGTCGCTGGTGGATATGACCCTGGTGGGCGGGCTGCTGGTGATGGTGATGTTCTCCGGCTACGAGAATTTTGTCTCCCAGCTCGATATCGACGAGCGTAAAGAGAAGCTCAGCTGGCTGGGCAAAATGGATGCTTCGTCGCTGAAGAATAAAGTGGCCGCGTCGATTGTGGCGATCTCCTCTATCCACCTGCTTCGCGTGTTTATGGACGCGAAGAACGTGCCGGATAACAAACTGATGTGGTACGTCATCATCCACCTGACGTTTGTGCTGTCTGCGTTTGTGATGGGGTATCTGGATAAGATCAGTAAGAAGTAA
- a CDS encoding aldo/keto reductase, with translation MSWHPYHGRYESMQYRYCGKSGLRLPALSLGLWHSFGHVQPLDAQRALLRKAFDLGITHFDLANNYGPPAGSAEENFGRLLREDFAAYRDELIISTKAGYDMWPGPYGSGGSRKYLLASLDQSLKRLGVDYVDIFYSHRVDENTPMEETASALAHAVQSGKALYVGISSYSTDRTQKMAELLREWKIPLLIHQPSYNLLNRWVDKTGLLDALEANGTGCIAFTPLAQGLLTGKYLNGIPEGSRMQREGNKARGLTQKMLTDANLSSLRLLNEMAQARGQTMAQMALSWLLKDARVTSVLIGASRPEQLEENVQALENLRFTEDELKRIDQHVADGELNLWQASSDK, from the coding sequence ATGTCCTGGCACCCTTACCACGGCCGCTATGAGAGTATGCAATATCGTTATTGCGGTAAAAGTGGCCTGCGCCTGCCCGCGCTGTCGCTGGGACTGTGGCATAGCTTCGGCCACGTCCAGCCTCTTGACGCCCAGCGCGCGCTGCTGCGAAAAGCCTTCGACCTCGGCATCACCCATTTCGATCTCGCCAATAACTACGGCCCGCCGGCGGGCAGCGCGGAAGAGAATTTCGGCCGCCTGCTGCGTGAGGACTTTGCCGCGTACCGCGACGAGCTGATTATCTCCACCAAGGCGGGTTACGACATGTGGCCAGGGCCCTACGGTTCAGGCGGTTCGCGTAAGTATCTGCTCGCCAGCCTCGACCAGAGCCTGAAGCGTCTGGGCGTCGACTACGTGGATATTTTCTACTCCCACCGCGTGGATGAAAACACGCCGATGGAAGAGACGGCCTCTGCGCTGGCCCACGCCGTGCAGAGCGGCAAAGCGCTGTATGTCGGCATTTCCTCCTACTCGACCGATCGCACGCAGAAAATGGCCGAGCTGCTGCGCGAGTGGAAGATCCCGCTGCTGATCCACCAGCCGTCCTATAACCTGCTTAACCGCTGGGTCGATAAGACCGGTTTGCTGGATGCGCTGGAAGCAAACGGTACGGGGTGTATCGCCTTCACCCCGCTGGCGCAGGGGCTGCTGACCGGAAAATACCTGAACGGTATTCCTGAAGGTTCACGCATGCAGCGCGAAGGGAATAAAGCGCGCGGCCTGACGCAGAAGATGCTGACCGACGCCAACCTGAGCAGCCTTCGCCTGCTGAATGAGATGGCGCAGGCGCGTGGTCAAACCATGGCGCAGATGGCGCTAAGCTGGCTACTGAAGGATGCGCGCGTGACGTCCGTGCTGATTGGCGCAAGCCGCCCGGAACAGCTGGAAGAGAATGTTCAGGCGCTGGAAAACCTGCGCTTTACGGAGGACGAACTCAAGCGGATTGACCAGCATGTTGCGGATGGGGAGTTGAATCTGTGGCAGGCGTCGTCGGATAAATAG